A single region of the Streptomyces sp. NBC_00425 genome encodes:
- the lepB gene encoding signal peptidase I: protein MGGESTTRTAPRSGGGTSSGPVGSRTGQRLSGLAVALGLVLFLGGFAWGALLYRPYTVPTSSMSPTIAAGDRVLAERIDGGEVRRGDVVVFIDKTWVSNAPVVKRVVAVGGDTVSCCTDGKLTVNGKQIEEPYLPPGTLAEIKNFPTVTVPDGRLFLLGDERQGSLDSTAHLTDAAQGTVARSAVKARVEAVVWPMNGMLKRPTGFEDLGALSEPGPLGTIGWLIVAGAALVLGGGAYGPIAKRTGRRRTRPESAGAR, encoded by the coding sequence ATGGGTGGCGAGAGCACTACACGAACGGCCCCGCGCAGCGGCGGTGGCACCAGCAGCGGCCCGGTGGGCAGCCGGACCGGACAGCGCCTGTCCGGACTGGCCGTCGCACTGGGCCTCGTGCTGTTCCTCGGCGGGTTCGCCTGGGGAGCCCTGCTCTACCGGCCCTACACCGTGCCCACCAGCTCCATGAGCCCGACGATCGCCGCCGGCGACCGCGTGCTCGCCGAGCGCATCGACGGTGGCGAGGTGCGCCGCGGGGACGTGGTCGTCTTCATCGACAAGACCTGGGTGAGCAACGCGCCCGTCGTCAAGCGCGTGGTCGCGGTCGGCGGCGACACGGTCTCCTGCTGCACCGACGGCAAGCTGACCGTCAACGGCAAGCAGATCGAGGAACCGTATCTGCCACCGGGAACGCTGGCCGAGATCAAGAACTTCCCGACCGTGACGGTCCCCGACGGCAGGCTCTTCCTCCTCGGCGACGAGCGGCAGGGCTCCCTGGACTCCACCGCCCACCTCACCGACGCGGCCCAGGGCACGGTGGCCCGCAGCGCCGTCAAGGCCCGTGTCGAGGCGGTCGTCTGGCCCATGAACGGCATGCTGAAGCGCCCCACGGGCTTCGAGGACCTCGGCGCCCTCTCCGAGCCGGGCCCGCTGGGCACGATCGGCTGGCTGATCGTCGCCGGCGCGGCGCTGGTGCTCGGTGGCGGCGCGTACGGCCCGATCGCCAAGCGGACGGGCCGCCGCCGCACCCGGCCGGAGTCCGCCGGTGCCCGCTGA
- the lepB gene encoding signal peptidase I — translation MGDVAVGARSGHDGEEHRGHPVGAADPVADSAVTSGSDPVAGGDGPPSDEPPRTGGDGSDGPAPKAKKPRSFWKELPILIGIALVLALLIKTFLVQAFSIPSASMENTLKIGDRVLVDKLTPWFGSEPERGEVIVFHDPDNWLAGENTVEPNAFQTVLSWIGLMPSAEEKDLIKRVIGVGGDTVACKGTGPLTVNGKALNEPYVYPGNTPCSQDDQGGQFSVKVPKGYVWVMGDHRQNSRDSRYNQSDKNHGMVPVDQVVGRAIVKAWPITHWGTLPVPDTFEQTGLNDRSAASAALTVAPQGLALAGVVPVVLWRRRRTGDSGNR, via the coding sequence GTGGGGGATGTGGCGGTTGGCGCACGGTCCGGGCACGACGGCGAGGAGCACCGCGGACACCCCGTGGGCGCTGCCGACCCGGTCGCGGACAGCGCCGTGACCTCCGGGAGTGACCCCGTGGCGGGCGGCGACGGTCCGCCGTCGGACGAACCGCCCCGCACCGGCGGCGACGGTTCGGACGGCCCGGCGCCGAAGGCGAAGAAGCCCCGCTCCTTCTGGAAGGAGCTGCCGATCCTGATCGGCATCGCGCTGGTCCTCGCGCTGCTGATCAAGACGTTCCTGGTGCAGGCCTTCTCCATCCCGTCGGCCTCGATGGAGAACACCCTCAAGATCGGCGACCGGGTTCTCGTCGACAAGCTGACCCCGTGGTTCGGCTCCGAGCCGGAGCGCGGCGAGGTCATCGTCTTCCACGACCCGGACAACTGGCTCGCGGGCGAGAACACCGTCGAGCCGAACGCCTTCCAGACCGTCCTCAGCTGGATCGGCCTGATGCCGTCCGCGGAGGAGAAGGACCTCATCAAGCGGGTCATCGGCGTCGGCGGCGACACCGTCGCCTGCAAGGGCACCGGCCCGCTCACGGTCAACGGCAAGGCGCTGAACGAGCCGTACGTGTACCCCGGCAACACCCCGTGCAGCCAGGACGACCAGGGCGGTCAGTTCTCGGTCAAGGTCCCCAAGGGCTACGTCTGGGTGATGGGCGACCACCGTCAGAACTCGCGCGACTCGCGGTACAACCAGTCGGACAAGAACCACGGCATGGTGCCCGTCGACCAGGTCGTCGGCCGTGCCATCGTCAAGGCCTGGCCGATCACCCACTGGGGCACGCTGCCGGTGCCGGACACCTTCGAGCAGACCGGTCTGAACGATCGGTCCGCGGCGTCCGCGGCCCTCACCGTCGCGCCGCAGGGTCTCGCCCTCGCCGGAGTCGTACCAGTGGTCCTGTGGCGTCGCCGACGGACCGGGGACTCCGGGAACCGCTGA
- the lepB gene encoding signal peptidase I produces the protein MGNRGKPRGLSDRAADNLLPTGVRRTSGPGPGRSRAERRKLQRKVKRKRRRSAVREIPLLVGVAVLIALVLKTFLVQAFVIPSGSMEQTIRIGDRVLVDKFTPWFGSKPERGDVVVFKDPGGWLDGEQTTAKKADPVVVKQIKEGLTFIGLLPSDNEKDLIKRVVGVGGDHVKCCDTQGRVTVNGVPLEEGSYLYPGNTPSDDPFDITVPQGRLWVMGDHRANSADSRAHRNTDYGGTVSEDEVVGRAMVIAWPLGHWIRFKEPQTFSSVTGSAVAATASAQPSHRVASDGPNGSIGRLPTPAELPLVMGVVGLRRMWGRQRHKVRSWRGGCGGWRTVRARRRGAPRTPRGRCRPGRGQRRDLRE, from the coding sequence GTGGGTAACCGCGGCAAGCCGCGCGGCCTCTCCGACCGCGCCGCCGACAACCTCCTGCCCACCGGCGTCCGGCGCACCTCCGGTCCGGGCCCCGGCCGCTCCCGCGCGGAGCGGCGCAAGCTGCAGCGCAAGGTCAAGCGCAAGCGCAGGCGCTCGGCCGTGCGGGAGATACCGCTGCTGGTCGGCGTCGCCGTCCTGATAGCCCTGGTGCTGAAGACCTTCCTGGTGCAGGCCTTCGTGATCCCGTCCGGCTCCATGGAGCAGACGATCCGGATCGGCGACCGCGTCCTGGTCGACAAGTTCACCCCGTGGTTCGGCTCCAAGCCCGAGCGCGGCGACGTCGTCGTCTTCAAGGACCCCGGCGGCTGGCTCGACGGAGAGCAGACCACCGCCAAGAAGGCGGATCCGGTCGTCGTCAAGCAGATCAAGGAAGGGCTCACCTTCATCGGTCTGCTGCCGTCCGACAACGAGAAGGACCTCATCAAGCGCGTCGTCGGGGTGGGCGGCGACCACGTCAAGTGCTGCGACACCCAGGGGCGGGTCACCGTCAACGGCGTTCCCCTGGAAGAGGGAAGCTACCTCTACCCCGGCAACACGCCCTCGGACGACCCGTTCGACATCACCGTCCCCCAGGGGCGGCTGTGGGTGATGGGCGACCACCGGGCCAACTCCGCCGATTCCAGGGCGCATCGCAACACCGACTACGGCGGCACCGTCTCGGAGGACGAGGTGGTCGGCCGGGCCATGGTGATCGCCTGGCCCCTCGGGCACTGGATCCGTTTCAAGGAACCGCAAACTTTCTCGTCGGTGACCGGCTCGGCCGTCGCGGCGACCGCCTCCGCCCAGCCGTCGCATAGGGTTGCTTCCGACGGTCCGAACGGATCGATCGGAAGACTCCCGACCCCTGCGGAACTCCCGCTCGTTATGGGAGTGGTGGGCCTGCGTCGTATGTGGGGCAGGCAGCGGCACAAGGTGAGGAGTTGGCGTGGGGGATGTGGCGGTTGGCGCACGGTCCGGGCACGACGGCGAGGAGCACCGCGGACACCCCGTGGGCGCTGCCGACCCGGTCGCGGACAGCGCCGTGACCTCCGGGAGTGA
- the lepB gene encoding signal peptidase I has product MDTEAQPTPERDRSSRPSVAADVSQETADPQGPEGRSRFAWAGRIASWVPGGRYSLTALVCLLFLLVLNAFVVQPFQIPSGSMENALRIGDRVLVNKLAYRFGAEPRRGDVVVFDGTGYFGNSDYIKRVVGVGGDHVVCCDKEGRIQVNGRSVDESTFLYPGDSPSTAAFDVVVPDGALFVLGDHRGRSSDSRDHLGSPGGGMIPVDDVIGRADWIIWPFAHLTRLSRPSAYARVPGSEGARG; this is encoded by the coding sequence ATGGACACCGAAGCTCAGCCGACGCCGGAGCGCGATCGCTCCTCCCGCCCTTCCGTGGCCGCCGACGTCTCCCAGGAGACCGCGGACCCGCAGGGACCGGAGGGGCGGTCGCGTTTTGCGTGGGCGGGACGGATCGCGTCCTGGGTCCCCGGGGGCCGCTACAGCCTGACCGCGCTGGTCTGCCTGCTGTTTTTGCTCGTCCTCAACGCTTTCGTGGTGCAACCATTCCAGATTCCCAGCGGATCCATGGAAAACGCGTTGAGGATCGGTGACCGCGTTCTCGTAAATAAGTTGGCGTACCGTTTCGGTGCCGAGCCGCGGCGCGGCGACGTCGTCGTGTTCGACGGCACCGGGTACTTCGGGAACTCCGACTACATCAAGCGCGTCGTGGGTGTGGGGGGAGATCACGTGGTCTGCTGCGACAAGGAGGGGAGGATCCAGGTGAACGGCCGGTCGGTCGACGAGTCGACATTCCTGTATCCCGGCGACAGCCCGTCCACGGCCGCCTTCGACGTGGTCGTGCCCGACGGCGCCCTGTTCGTCCTGGGCGACCACCGCGGCCGCTCCAGCGACTCCCGCGACCACCTGGGCTCACCGGGCGGCGGCATGATCCCCGTCGACGACGTGATCGGCCGCGCCGACTGGATCATCTGGCCCTTCGCCCACCTCACCCGACTCTCGCGTCCGAGCGCCTACGCGCGCGTGCCCGGCTCGGAGGGCGCCCGTGGGTAA
- the rplS gene encoding 50S ribosomal protein L19 — protein sequence MSHLLDSVDAASLRSDVPAFRPGDTVNVHVRVIEGNRSRVQQFKGVVIRRQGAGVRETFTVRKVSFSVGVERTFPVHTPIVEKIELVTRGDVRRAKLYYLRELRGKAAKIKEKRDN from the coding sequence ATGTCTCACCTGCTCGACTCCGTCGACGCCGCGTCGCTGCGCAGCGACGTTCCGGCCTTCCGCCCGGGCGACACCGTCAACGTCCACGTGCGCGTCATCGAGGGCAACCGCTCCCGTGTGCAGCAGTTCAAGGGCGTGGTCATCCGCCGCCAGGGCGCCGGCGTCCGCGAGACCTTCACGGTCCGCAAGGTCTCCTTCTCCGTCGGCGTCGAGCGCACCTTCCCGGTGCACACCCCGATCGTCGAGAAGATCGAGCTCGTGACCCGCGGTGACGTCCGTCGCGCCAAGCTCTACTACCTCCGTGAGCTGCGCGGCAAGGCCGCGAAGATCAAGGAGAAGCGCGACAACTGA
- the trmD gene encoding tRNA (guanosine(37)-N1)-methyltransferase TrmD, which yields MRLDVVTIFPEYLEPLNVSLVGKARARGQLDVRVHDLREWTYDRHNTVDDTPYGGGPGMVMKTDPWGDALDSVLADGYERGAHAPAIVVPTPSGRPFTQELAVELSGRPWLIFTPARYEGIDRRVVDEYAARIPVYEVSIGDYVLAGGEAAVLVVTEAVARLLPGVLGNAESHRDDSFAPGAMANLLEGPVYTKPPAWRGREIPEVLLSGHHGKIARWRRDEALRRTTAHRPDLIERCAPASFDKKDREMLSILGWTPDPEGAPYGRFWRRTDGVEE from the coding sequence ATGCGCCTCGACGTCGTCACGATCTTCCCCGAGTACCTGGAGCCGCTGAACGTCTCCCTCGTCGGCAAGGCACGCGCCCGCGGGCAGCTCGACGTGCGGGTGCACGACCTGCGGGAGTGGACGTACGACCGGCACAACACGGTCGACGACACCCCCTACGGCGGCGGCCCCGGAATGGTCATGAAGACCGACCCGTGGGGCGACGCCCTCGACTCCGTCCTCGCCGACGGTTACGAGCGGGGCGCGCACGCCCCGGCGATCGTCGTCCCCACCCCCAGCGGCCGGCCCTTCACCCAGGAACTGGCCGTCGAGCTGTCCGGGCGCCCCTGGCTGATCTTCACGCCGGCCCGCTACGAGGGCATCGACCGGCGGGTCGTCGACGAGTACGCCGCCCGGATCCCCGTCTACGAGGTGTCCATCGGCGACTACGTGCTGGCCGGCGGGGAGGCGGCCGTCCTCGTCGTCACCGAGGCCGTCGCACGACTGCTGCCCGGCGTGCTCGGCAACGCCGAGTCCCACCGCGACGACTCCTTCGCCCCCGGCGCGATGGCCAACCTCCTCGAAGGCCCCGTCTATACCAAGCCGCCCGCCTGGCGCGGCCGGGAGATCCCCGAGGTGCTGCTCAGCGGCCACCACGGGAAGATCGCCCGATGGCGCCGTGACGAGGCCCTGCGGCGCACGACGGCCCACCGGCCCGACCTGATCGAGCGCTGCGCACCCGCGTCCTTCGACAAGAAGGACCGCGAGATGCTCTCCATCCTGGGCTGGACGCCCGACCCGGAGGGTGCGCCGTACGGCCGATTTTGGCGCAGGACCGACGGCGTGGAAGAATAG
- the rimM gene encoding ribosome maturation factor RimM (Essential for efficient processing of 16S rRNA) — translation MQLVVARIGRAHGIKGEVTVEVRTDEPELRLAPGAVLFTDPAPTGPLTIETGRVHSGRLLLRFEGVRDRNAAEALRNTLLIAEVDPEELPEEEGEYYDHQLMDLDVVTVDGAEVGRITEISHLPSQDLFIVERPDGSEVMIPFVESIVTEIDLEEQRAVIDPPPGLIDDRAEVAGTRDPAGEES, via the coding sequence GTGCAGCTCGTAGTCGCGCGGATCGGCCGCGCCCACGGCATCAAGGGCGAGGTCACCGTCGAGGTACGCACCGACGAGCCGGAGCTGCGGCTCGCACCCGGCGCCGTCCTGTTCACGGACCCGGCCCCGACCGGCCCGCTGACCATCGAGACCGGCCGCGTCCACAGCGGCCGCCTCCTCCTGCGCTTCGAGGGCGTGCGCGACCGCAACGCCGCCGAGGCCCTGCGCAACACCCTCCTGATCGCCGAGGTCGATCCCGAGGAGCTGCCCGAGGAGGAGGGCGAGTACTACGACCATCAGCTGATGGACCTGGACGTGGTCACCGTGGACGGCGCCGAGGTCGGCCGGATCACCGAGATCTCGCATCTGCCCTCCCAGGACCTCTTCATCGTCGAGCGGCCCGACGGCAGCGAGGTGATGATCCCGTTCGTCGAGTCGATCGTCACCGAGATCGACCTCGAGGAGCAGCGGGCGGTCATCGACCCGCCTCCCGGTCTCATCGACGACCGGGCCGAGGTGGCCGGCACCCGGGACCCGGCCGGAGAAGAGTCCTGA
- a CDS encoding RNA-binding protein — MLEEALEHLVKGIVDNPDDVQVASRNLRRGRVLEVRVHPDDLGKVIGRNGRTARALRTVVGAIGGRGVRVDLVDVDHVR; from the coding sequence ATGCTCGAAGAGGCGCTTGAGCACCTCGTGAAGGGCATCGTCGACAACCCCGACGATGTGCAGGTCGCCTCGCGCAACCTGCGCCGCGGGCGGGTGCTCGAGGTCCGTGTCCACCCGGACGACCTCGGGAAGGTGATCGGCCGCAACGGCCGCACCGCACGCGCTCTGCGCACCGTCGTGGGCGCCATCGGCGGCCGGGGCGTCCGTGTCGACCTCGTCGACGTGGATCACGTCCGCTGA